From Deltaproteobacteria bacterium, a single genomic window includes:
- a CDS encoding response regulator, which yields MDQDTVGHGMTPEAPGILIVDDSPDKLVAIESILLDLRVDIVKARSGKEALRRLLAQDFAVVLLDVRMPGMDGFETAALVRQRSRTAHTPIIFITAFGDETHVARGYSLKAVDYILTPVVPDVLRTKVSVFVELFRATAEVKRQADSLRQRAAQLHRLADSSLAINSALSLDAMLSVLTASAREILGAERALALARVDELRMHRAVSGGSAIPDADDIDVAVSSVVSETNRAYRTTRLLHPHHAGLRVDRHGDGRPRTYDVLAAPFTSRDGRNMGLIEVFGDPGRSLTQEDEDLLVQLAQMASIAIENTLFSETREANRLKEEFLSMVSHELRTPLSAMLSWLWMLRRKALDPEAAARAIEAVDRNAKAQARLVDDLLDVSRIMTGKLQLNCRPLELGPVIEAATDSFTAAAEAKAITLARFFDPATGRVLADPERLQQVIWNLLSNAIKFTPRGGRVEVHLRRVDSDVEVRVSDTGQGIAPGFLPYVFERFRQADASSKRTSGGLGLGLAIVRHLVELHGGNVAALSAGEGRGATIVVSLPLTTRHEEQLPAPGSAAVVEATRPAEAPCGLDGMRVLVVEDETDTREALSAIVSQAGAIVAAVGSAPEALSKLAAWRPDVLVCDIGLPAEDGYALIRKVRALTVDQGGDTPAVAVTAYAQASDRARALAAGFQAHLAKPCEPGELLRLLARSVRVGSLRQPATARLPTRGGARGA from the coding sequence GTGGACCAAGACACCGTGGGGCACGGCATGACACCGGAGGCGCCGGGTATCCTGATCGTCGACGACAGCCCGGACAAGCTCGTCGCCATCGAGTCGATCCTGCTCGACCTGCGCGTCGACATCGTCAAGGCCCGCTCCGGTAAGGAGGCGCTCCGGCGTCTGCTTGCGCAGGACTTCGCCGTCGTCCTGCTCGACGTGCGGATGCCGGGCATGGACGGGTTCGAGACGGCCGCCCTCGTCCGGCAACGATCGAGGACGGCACACACGCCCATCATCTTCATCACTGCCTTCGGCGACGAGACGCACGTGGCCCGGGGGTACTCACTCAAGGCGGTGGACTACATCCTGACTCCGGTCGTGCCCGACGTGCTGCGCACGAAGGTGTCGGTCTTCGTCGAGCTCTTCCGCGCCACGGCGGAGGTGAAGCGGCAGGCAGACTCGCTGCGGCAGCGCGCGGCCCAGCTCCACCGGCTGGCCGACTCCTCGCTCGCCATCAACTCCGCGCTCTCGCTCGACGCGATGCTCTCCGTGCTCACCGCGAGCGCGCGCGAGATCCTCGGCGCGGAGCGGGCGCTGGCGCTGGCGCGCGTGGATGAGCTCCGCATGCACCGCGCGGTCTCGGGTGGGTCCGCGATCCCGGACGCAGACGATATCGACGTGGCGGTTTCCTCGGTGGTGTCCGAGACGAACCGGGCCTACCGCACGACCCGGCTGCTCCACCCGCACCACGCCGGTCTCCGCGTCGATCGGCACGGGGATGGCCGGCCGCGGACCTACGACGTCCTGGCGGCCCCGTTCACCAGCCGCGACGGGCGGAACATGGGCCTGATCGAGGTCTTTGGCGATCCCGGTCGCAGCCTGACGCAGGAGGACGAGGATCTCCTCGTCCAGCTCGCGCAGATGGCCTCGATCGCTATCGAGAACACGCTCTTCAGCGAAACGCGCGAGGCGAACCGCCTCAAGGAAGAGTTCCTCTCCATGGTCTCACACGAGCTGCGTACCCCGCTCAGCGCGATGCTCTCCTGGCTCTGGATGCTGCGCCGGAAAGCACTCGACCCGGAGGCCGCGGCGCGGGCCATCGAGGCGGTCGACCGGAACGCCAAGGCCCAGGCGCGGCTCGTTGACGACCTGCTCGACGTCTCCCGCATCATGACGGGCAAGCTGCAGCTCAACTGCCGTCCCCTCGAGCTGGGACCCGTCATCGAGGCGGCGACCGACTCGTTCACGGCCGCGGCGGAGGCGAAGGCGATCACGCTCGCCCGGTTCTTCGATCCGGCGACCGGCCGGGTGCTCGCCGACCCGGAACGACTCCAGCAGGTGATCTGGAACCTGCTCTCGAACGCCATCAAGTTCACGCCGCGCGGCGGCCGCGTCGAGGTGCACCTGCGCCGCGTGGACTCGGACGTGGAGGTGCGCGTGAGCGACACGGGGCAGGGCATCGCGCCGGGGTTCCTGCCCTACGTGTTCGAGCGCTTCCGGCAGGCGGACGCATCGTCGAAGCGGACCAGCGGCGGGCTCGGCCTGGGGCTCGCCATCGTGCGTCACCTCGTCGAGCTACACGGGGGAAACGTCGCCGCGCTGAGCGCCGGCGAAGGGCGGGGCGCCACCATCGTGGTGAGCCTCCCGCTCACCACCCGTCACGAGGAGCAGCTCCCGGCACCCGGAAGCGCCGCCGTCGTCGAGGCGACCCGGCCGGCGGAGGCCCCGTGCGGCCTCGACGGGATGCGCGTGCTCGTGGTCGAGGACGAGACGGACACGCGGGAAGCGCTTTCCGCGATCGTGTCCCAGGCGGGCGCCATCGTTGCAGCGGTCGGCAGCGCGCCGGAAGCGCTCAGCAAGCTCGCCGCTTGGCGGCCGGACGTGCTCGTGTGCGACATCGGGCTCCCGGCCGAGGACGGCTACGCGCTGATCCGAAAGGTGCGCGCCCTCACGGTGGATCAAGGCGGTGACACTCCGGCGGTAGCGGTCACCGCCTATGCGCAGGCGAGCGATCGCGCGCGCGCGCTCGCAGCCGGCTTTCAGGCCCATCTGGCGAAGCCCTGCGAGCCCGGGGAGCTGCTTCGCCTGCTCGCGCGGAGCGTTCGGGTTGGCTCTCTTCGCCAGCCTGCTACGGCTCGTCTGC